In one Acomys russatus chromosome X, mAcoRus1.1, whole genome shotgun sequence genomic region, the following are encoded:
- the Zmym3 gene encoding zinc finger MYM-type protein 3 isoform X2, translated as MDPNDFPSPFDPLTLPEKPLAGDLPVDMEFGEDLLESQTAPTRGWAPPGPSPSSGALDLLDTPSGLEKDPGVVLDGATELLGLGGLLYKAPSPPEVDHGPEGTLAWDSGEQTLEPGPGCQTPEVIPPDPGAGASPPSPEGLLEPLAPDSPIILESPRIEEEEIPPIATRRRGSPGQEEEHTQGQPQSPNAPPSPSVGETLGDGINSSQTKPGLSNPAAHTSLPGDGLAGKESEKPPERKRSERVRRAEPPKPEVVDSTESIPVSDEDSDAMVDDPNDEDFVPFRPRRSPRMSLRSSMAQRAGRSSMGTKMSCAHCRTPLQKGQTAYQRKGLPQLFCSSSCLTTFSKKPLGRKTCTFCKKEIWNTKDSVVVQTGSGGSFHEFCTSVCLSLYEAQQQRPIPQSGDPADATRCSICQKTGEVLHEVSNGSVVHRLCSDSCFSKFRANKGLKTNCCDQCGAYIYARPGSLGPELLFHDGQQKRFCNTTCLGAYKKKNTRVYPCVWCKTLCKNFEMLSHVDRNGKTSLFCSLCCTTSYKVKQAGLTGPPRPCSFCRRSLSDPCYYNKVDRTVYQFCSPSCWTKFQRTSPEGGIHLSCHYCHSLFSGKPEVLEWQDQVFQFCCRDCCEDFKRLRGVVSQCEHCRQEKLLHEKLRFSGVEKSFCSEGCVLLYKQDFTKKLGLCCITCTYCSQTCQRGVTEQLDGSTWDFCSEDCKTKYLLWYCKAARCHACKRQGKLLETIHWRGQIRHFCNQQCLLRFYSQQNQPNLDTQSGPESLLNSQSSESKPQTPSQTKVENTTTVRTPEDNGNLGKIPVKTRSAPSVPTPPPPPPPATPRKNKAAMCKPLMQNRGVSCKVEMKSKGSQTEEWKPQVIVLPIPVPIFVPVPMHLYCQKVPVPFSMPIPVPVPMFLPTTLESTDKIVETIEELKVKIPSNPLEADILAMAEMIAEAEELDKASSDLCDLVSNQSAEGLLEDCDLFGTARDDVLAMAVKMANVLDEPGQDLEADFPKNPLDINPSVDFLFDCGLVGPEDVSTEQDLPRAMRKGQKRLVLSESCSRDSLSSQPSCTGLNYSYGVNAWKCWVQSKYANGETSKGDELRFGPKPMRIKEDILACSAAELNYGLAQFVREITRPNGERYEPDSIYYLCLGIQQYLLENNRMVNIFTDLYYLTFVQELNKSLSTWQPTLLPNNTVFSRVEEEHLWECKQLGVYSPFVLLNTLMFFNTKFFGLQTAEEHMQLSFTNVVRQSRKCTTPRGTTKVVSIRYYAPVRQRKGRDPGPGKRKREDDTILEQRENRMNPLRCPVKFYEFYLSKCPESLRTRNDVFYLQPERSCIAESPLWYSVIPMDRSMLESMLNRILAVREIYEELSRPGEEDLD; from the exons ATGGACCCCAATGATTTCCCCAGTCCATTTGACCCATTGACCCTGCCAGAGAAGCCCCTGGCTGGAGACCTTCCAGTAGACATGGAATTTGGAGAGGATCTGCTGGAATCGCAGACTGCCCCAACTCGAGGATGGGCCCCCCCAGGCCCGTCGCCATCCTCTGGAGCTCTGGACCTGCTTGATACCCCTTCTGGCCTGGAGAAAGACCCTGGAGTAGTCCTAGATGGAGCCACTGAGCTCCTGGGGCTGGGGGGGCTACTCTATAaagccccctctcccccagaggTGGACCATGGTCCTGAGGGGACCCTTGCATGGGATTCTGGGGAGCAGACCCTAGAGCCTGGACCAGGGTGCCAGACCCCTGAGGTGATACCACCTGATCCAGGGGCTGGGGCCAGCCCTCCTTCACCTGAGGGGCTACTAGAACCTTTGGCTCCGGATTCTCCAATAATCCTGGAGTCTCCTCGTATTGAAGAGGAGGAGATACCCCCTATAGCTACAAGGAGAAGGGGCTCCcctgggcaggaggaggagcataCCCAAGGGCAGCCACAGAGCCCCAATGCACCCCCTAGCCCTTCCGTGGGAGAGACTCTGGGGGATGGAATCAACAGTTCTCAGACCAAACCTGGGCTCTCTAACCCTGCTGCACATACTTCTTTGCCAG GAGATGGTCTGGCTGGGAAGGAGAGTGAGAAGCCGCCTGAGAGG AAGAGAAGCGAGCGCGTTAGAAGAGCAGAGCCTCCAAAGCCTGAGGTGGTGGACTCCACTGAGAGCA TTCCAGTGTCAGATGAGGATTCTGATGCCATGGTAGATGATCCCAATGATGAGGACTTTGTGCCGTTCCGGCCCCGGCGCTCTCCTCGCATGTCCCTGCGCTCGAGTATGGCACAAAGGGCTGGGCGCTCTTCAATGGGCACCAAGATGTCTTGTGCACATTGCCGGACACCACTGCAGAAGGGGCAGACGGCCTATCAGCGCAAGGGGCTGCCTCAGCTCTTCTGTTCTTCATCTTGTCTCACTACTTTCTCCAAGAAGCCCTTGGGCAGAAAGACCTGTACCTTCTGCAAGAA GGAGATCTGGAACACCAAGGACTCAGTTGTGGTACAGACTGGTTCTGGAGGCTCCTTCCATGAGTTCtgcacatctgtctgtctctccctgtatGAGGCCCAGCAGCAGCGTCCAATTCCCCAGTCTGGGGACCCTGCCGATGCCACCCGCTGCAGCATATGCCAGAAGACCGGAGAG GTCCTGCACGAGGTCAGCAATGGCAGCGTGGTGCACCGACTCTGCAGCGATTCTTGCTTCTCCAAATTCCGAGCCAACAAGGGACTGAAAACCAACTGTTGTGACCAGTGTGGGGCTTACATCTATGCCAGGCCAGGGAGCCTTGGCCCAGAGCTCCTGTTCCATGATGGTCAACAAAAGCGGTTTTGCAACACAACGTGCTTGGGGGCGTACAAGAAG AAAAACACACGTGTGTACCCATGTGTCTGGTGCAAGACCCTGTGTAAGAACTTTGAGATGCTATCACATGTGGATCGTAATGGCAAGACCAGCTTGTTCTGTTCCCTGTGCTGTACCACTTCTTACAAAGTGAAGCAGGCAGGGCTCACCG GCCCTCCCCGACCCTGCAGCTTCTGCCGCCGCAGCCTCTCTGACCCTTGTTACTACAACAAAGTTGATCGCACAGTCTACCAGTTCTGCAGCCCCAGCTGCTGGACCAAGTTCCAG cGTACTAGCCCAGAGGGGGGCATTCACCTGAGCTGTCATTACTGCCATAGCCTCTTCAGTGGCAAGCCTGAGGTCTTGGAGTGGCAG GACCAGGTCTTCCAGTTCTGCTGCCGTGATTGCTGTGAGGACTTCAAGCGGCTTCGGGGTGTGGTATCCCAGTGTGAGCACTGCCGGCAGGAGAAACTCCTGCATGAGAAACTTCGATTCAGTGGCGTGGAGAAAAGCTTCTGCAGTGAAG GCTGTGTGCTGCTGTACAAACAAGATTTCACCAAGAAGCTGGGCTTATGCTGTATCACTTGTACTTACTGCTCTCAAACCTGCCAGCGTGGAGTCACTGAGCAACTGGATGGCAGCACTTGGGACTTTTGCAGTGAGGACTGTAAGACCAAGTACCTGTTATGGTACTGCAAG GCTGCCAGGTGCCATGCCTGTAAGCGCCAGGGGAAGCTGCTGGAGACCATCCACTGGCGTGGGCAAATCCGTCACTTCTGCAACCAACAGTGTCTGCTGCGTTTCTACAGCCAGCAGAACCAACCCAACTTGGATACCCAGAGTGGGCCAGAAAGCCTCCTGAACA GTCAGTCTTCTGAGTCAAAGCCCCAGACACCCTCTCAAACCAAAGTGGAAAACACCACCACAGTGAGGACCCCAGAGGACAATGGGAATTTGGGCAAG ATCCCTGTGAAGACTCGGTCAGCTCCAAGTGtgcccacccctccacccccaccacctccagcaACACCCCGGAAAAACAAAGCTGCCATGTGTAAGCCACTGATGCAGAACCGGGGAGTCTCCTGCAAGGTGGAAATGAAGTCCAAAGGAAGTCAGACAG AAGAGTGGAAGCCACAGGTGATTGTGCTGCCCATTCCAGTGCCCATATTTGTGCCAGTGCCTATGCATCTATACTGCCAGAAAGTCCCGGTGCCTTTCTCAATGCCTATCCCG GTGCCTGTGCCCATGTTCTTGCCCACGACCTTGGAGAGCACAGACAAGATTGTGGAGACCATTGAGGAGCTGAAGGTGAAGATCCCTTCCAACCCCTTGGAGGCTGACATCCTGGCCATGGCAGAAATGATTGCAGAGGCTGAGGAGTTAGACAAGGCTTCTTCTGATCTTTGTG ATCTTGTGAGCAACCAGAGTGCAGAGGGACTTCTGGAAGACTGTGACCTGTTTGGGACAGCTCGGGATGATGTCCTGGCCATGGCTGTTAAGATGGCTAATGTTTTAGATGAGCCTGGGCAAGACTTGGAGGCAGATTTCCCCAAGA ATCCTTTGGACATTAACCCAAGTGTAGACTTCCTCTTTGATTGTGGCCTTGTGGGGCCTGAGGATGTATCTACTGAACAAGACCTTCCTCGAGCCATGAGGAAG GGTCAAAAGAGGCTGGTGCTTTCTGAAAGCTGTTCCCGGGACTCTTTAAGCAGCCAGCCTAGTTGTACTGGTCTCAACTATTCATATGGTGTCAATGCTTGGAAGTGCTGGGTGCAGTCAAAATATGCCAATGGAGAAACCAGCAAAGGTGATGAGCTACGCTTTGGAC CGAAACCCATGCGTATCAAAGAGGATATTCTTGCCTGTTCAGCTGCTGAGCTCAACTATGGTCTGGCCCAGTTTGTGAGAGAAATTACTCGACCCAATGGTGAACGATATGAGCCTGACAGTATCTACTATCTGTGTCTTGGCATCCAGCAG tattTGCTGGAAAATAACCGAATGGTGAACATTTTCACAGACCTTTACTACTTGACTTTCGTGCAAGAACTCAACAAGTCTCTGAGTACCTGGCAGCCTACACTCCTCCCCAACA ATACTGTATTCTCCCGTGTGGAGGAAGAGCACCTCTGGGAGTGCAAGCAGCTGGGGGTCTATTCTCCCTTTGTCCTTCTCAACACCCTCATGTTCTTCAACACTAAGTTTTTTGGACTGCAGACAGCTGAGGAGCACATGCAGCTCTCTTTCACTAATGTGGTACGGCAGTCTCGCAAGTGTACCACTCCTCGGGGCACCACAAAGGTGGTGAGCATCCGCTACTATGCCCCAGTCCGACAGAGGAAAGGGCGAG ACCCAGGTCCTGGGAAACGAAAGAGAGAAGATGACACTATCCTAGAGCAGCGTGAGAATCGCATGAATCCCCTCCGCTGCCCTGTCAAGTTCTATGAGTTCTATCTCTCAAAATG TCCTGAAAGCCTCCGGACTCGAAACGATGTGTTCTACCTGCAACCTGAACGCTCCTGCattgctgagtcacctctctggTATTCTGTGATTCCCATGGACCGAAGCATGTTGGAGAGCATGCTCAATCGCATTCTGGCTGTGCGTGAGATTTATGAGGAACTTAGTCGTCCTGGGGAAGAAGACCTAGACTGA
- the Zmym3 gene encoding zinc finger MYM-type protein 3 isoform X5: MEGFGGIAMQTPLRGSPGSNLYCIGVVTKPEPFDWQGPYPAMDPNDFPSPFDPLTLPEKPLAGDLPVDMEFGEDLLESQTAPTRGWAPPGPSPSSGALDLLDTPSGLEKDPGVVLDGATELLGLGGLLYKAPSPPEVDHGPEGTLAWDSGEQTLEPGPGCQTPEVIPPDPGAGASPPSPEGLLEPLAPDSPIILESPRIEEEEIPPIATRRRGSPGQEEEHTQGQPQSPNAPPSPSVGETLGDGINSSQTKPGLSNPAAHTSLPGDGLAGKESEKPPERVQKRSERVRRAEPPKPEVVDSTESIPVSDEDSDAMVDDPNDEDFVPFRPRRSPRMSLRSSMAQRAGRSSMGTKMSCAHCRTPLQKGQTAYQRKGLPQLFCSSSCLTTFSKKPLGRKTCTFCKKEIWNTKDSVVVQTGSGGSFHEFCTSVCLSLYEAQQQRPIPQSGDPADATRCSICQKTGEVLHEVSNGSVVHRLCSDSCFSKFRANKGLKTNCCDQCGAYIYARPGSLGPELLFHDGQQKRFCNTTCLGAYKKVGPRE, encoded by the exons CCCATACCCAGCCATGGACCCCAATGATTTCCCCAGTCCATTTGACCCATTGACCCTGCCAGAGAAGCCCCTGGCTGGAGACCTTCCAGTAGACATGGAATTTGGAGAGGATCTGCTGGAATCGCAGACTGCCCCAACTCGAGGATGGGCCCCCCCAGGCCCGTCGCCATCCTCTGGAGCTCTGGACCTGCTTGATACCCCTTCTGGCCTGGAGAAAGACCCTGGAGTAGTCCTAGATGGAGCCACTGAGCTCCTGGGGCTGGGGGGGCTACTCTATAaagccccctctcccccagaggTGGACCATGGTCCTGAGGGGACCCTTGCATGGGATTCTGGGGAGCAGACCCTAGAGCCTGGACCAGGGTGCCAGACCCCTGAGGTGATACCACCTGATCCAGGGGCTGGGGCCAGCCCTCCTTCACCTGAGGGGCTACTAGAACCTTTGGCTCCGGATTCTCCAATAATCCTGGAGTCTCCTCGTATTGAAGAGGAGGAGATACCCCCTATAGCTACAAGGAGAAGGGGCTCCcctgggcaggaggaggagcataCCCAAGGGCAGCCACAGAGCCCCAATGCACCCCCTAGCCCTTCCGTGGGAGAGACTCTGGGGGATGGAATCAACAGTTCTCAGACCAAACCTGGGCTCTCTAACCCTGCTGCACATACTTCTTTGCCAG GAGATGGTCTGGCTGGGAAGGAGAGTGAGAAGCCGCCTGAGAGG GTACAGAAGAGAAGCGAGCGCGTTAGAAGAGCAGAGCCTCCAAAGCCTGAGGTGGTGGACTCCACTGAGAGCA TTCCAGTGTCAGATGAGGATTCTGATGCCATGGTAGATGATCCCAATGATGAGGACTTTGTGCCGTTCCGGCCCCGGCGCTCTCCTCGCATGTCCCTGCGCTCGAGTATGGCACAAAGGGCTGGGCGCTCTTCAATGGGCACCAAGATGTCTTGTGCACATTGCCGGACACCACTGCAGAAGGGGCAGACGGCCTATCAGCGCAAGGGGCTGCCTCAGCTCTTCTGTTCTTCATCTTGTCTCACTACTTTCTCCAAGAAGCCCTTGGGCAGAAAGACCTGTACCTTCTGCAAGAA GGAGATCTGGAACACCAAGGACTCAGTTGTGGTACAGACTGGTTCTGGAGGCTCCTTCCATGAGTTCtgcacatctgtctgtctctccctgtatGAGGCCCAGCAGCAGCGTCCAATTCCCCAGTCTGGGGACCCTGCCGATGCCACCCGCTGCAGCATATGCCAGAAGACCGGAGAG GTCCTGCACGAGGTCAGCAATGGCAGCGTGGTGCACCGACTCTGCAGCGATTCTTGCTTCTCCAAATTCCGAGCCAACAAGGGACTGAAAACCAACTGTTGTGACCAGTGTGGGGCTTACATCTATGCCAGGCCAGGGAGCCTTGGCCCAGAGCTCCTGTTCCATGATGGTCAACAAAAGCGGTTTTGCAACACAACGTGCTTGGGGGCGTACAAGAAGGTGGGGCCGAGGGAGTAG
- the Zmym3 gene encoding zinc finger MYM-type protein 3 isoform X4, whose protein sequence is MDPNDFPSPFDPLTLPEKPLAGDLPVDMEFGEDLLESQTAPTRGWAPPGPSPSSGALDLLDTPSGLEKDPGVVLDGATELLGLGGLLYKAPSPPEVDHGPEGTLAWDSGEQTLEPGPGCQTPEVIPPDPGAGASPPSPEGLLEPLAPDSPIILESPRIEEEEIPPIATRRRGSPGQEEEHTQGQPQSPNAPPSPSVGETLGDGINSSQTKPGLSNPAAHTSLPGDGLAGKESEKPPERVQKRSERVRRAEPPKPEVVDSTESRRSGTPRTQLWYRLVLEAPSMSSAHLSVSPCMRPSSSVQFPSLGTLPMPPAAAYARRPERSCTRSAMAAWCTDSAAILASPNSEPTRD, encoded by the exons ATGGACCCCAATGATTTCCCCAGTCCATTTGACCCATTGACCCTGCCAGAGAAGCCCCTGGCTGGAGACCTTCCAGTAGACATGGAATTTGGAGAGGATCTGCTGGAATCGCAGACTGCCCCAACTCGAGGATGGGCCCCCCCAGGCCCGTCGCCATCCTCTGGAGCTCTGGACCTGCTTGATACCCCTTCTGGCCTGGAGAAAGACCCTGGAGTAGTCCTAGATGGAGCCACTGAGCTCCTGGGGCTGGGGGGGCTACTCTATAaagccccctctcccccagaggTGGACCATGGTCCTGAGGGGACCCTTGCATGGGATTCTGGGGAGCAGACCCTAGAGCCTGGACCAGGGTGCCAGACCCCTGAGGTGATACCACCTGATCCAGGGGCTGGGGCCAGCCCTCCTTCACCTGAGGGGCTACTAGAACCTTTGGCTCCGGATTCTCCAATAATCCTGGAGTCTCCTCGTATTGAAGAGGAGGAGATACCCCCTATAGCTACAAGGAGAAGGGGCTCCcctgggcaggaggaggagcataCCCAAGGGCAGCCACAGAGCCCCAATGCACCCCCTAGCCCTTCCGTGGGAGAGACTCTGGGGGATGGAATCAACAGTTCTCAGACCAAACCTGGGCTCTCTAACCCTGCTGCACATACTTCTTTGCCAG GAGATGGTCTGGCTGGGAAGGAGAGTGAGAAGCCGCCTGAGAGG GTACAGAAGAGAAGCGAGCGCGTTAGAAGAGCAGAGCCTCCAAAGCCTGAGGTGGTGGACTCCACTGAGAGCA GGAGATCTGGAACACCAAGGACTCAGTTGTGGTACAGACTGGTTCTGGAGGCTCCTTCCATGAGTTCtgcacatctgtctgtctctccctgtatGAGGCCCAGCAGCAGCGTCCAATTCCCCAGTCTGGGGACCCTGCCGATGCCACCCGCTGCAGCATATGCCAGAAGACCGGAGAG GTCCTGCACGAGGTCAGCAATGGCAGCGTGGTGCACCGACTCTGCAGCGATTCTTGCTTCTCCAAATTCCGAGCCAACAAGGGACTGA